The Atribacter laminatus genome contains the following window.
TTTTGGCAGCCCTCCGAAAAAGTTGATCCGGGCTTGGTTGGCAGCCAAATCCAATGCCATTTCTTGTGCTTTTCGAGCGGGGGCGGAAATGATAATAACCGAAGGACCAATTCCATTGGTCGCTTCCATGAGAACTTCTTTTAAATCTTCCTGCATAGGATTCACATAAACATCGGCCCCGAATTGACGAGCCAAGTTCAAACGACCTTCCTGGAATTCAGAAATGATGACTTTGGTTGCTCCAAGGGTTTTTGCTAAAGAAATATGCATACAACCTATGGGTCCGGCTCCAATTATTAAGACATGATCACCAACTCCAACTTGGGATAACATCTGACCATTTAAAGCGCAAGCCATTGGTTCTGCAATAGCAGCTTCTTCCAAAGCCAAGTCGTCTTTAATCAGAATGAGATTCCCCCGTCGAATGGCTTTTTCTGGAATCCGCATATATTCAGCGAAACCTCCGGGGTAATAGTATCCAAAAGCCTCATAATTTTCTTTAAATGTAAGGCACAGATTGGTTAATCCCCGTCGACAATAAAAACATTCACCGCAGGATACGATTGGATCAACAGCAACTTTATCCCCAACCGCATACCCCTTCACATCTTTTCCAACTTCAGCAATTGTGCCGGCAATCTCATGACCAACAATTTGAGGTATTTTTACACCTTTATGACCATGGCGAAAAATCCGCATGTCGGTTCCACAAATTGCACACGCACCGACCTTAAGAAGTATATCTCCCGGTCCAATTTCCGGAAGGGGACTTTCCTCAATTCTCAAATCACCCGGTCCATAATAAACTGCTGCTTTCATTTACTCCACTCCTCTCAATTCTTCCCAAGGGGAAGTTTACAATTTATGATCCCACTATTTCCGAAATCGCTCTCGAAATTGATGATAAGATCGAATAATGCCCTCGCCTATAGCGTTTTCAGGATCAAGACCACATAATTTTTGAATGACTTTTTCAATGCCTTCCTCCTTTATCATGTTCAGGAGTTTTAGTGCATCGGCATCCTTATCATAATCATAATTTAATGCTACTCCAGCTACCTTTATTATTGCAGCTGGAAACATCTTTTGAGATTGGCAAAGAGCGATTCCTCCAATTATACGGTCATCCTCACCAAGTTTGCGAATTGGATCTCTCCCAACCCGGTACACCGTATCCATAAGTAATGGATTTAAAAAACGCTCTTTTAAGTCTTCAACAAATTCGTTCACTTCAACCCTATCTAAATCCGGATACTTCCGAAGAATTGAAGTTGAGGTTTCATTGAGCACATCATCAAGAAGATTTTTTATTTCTTCATCGGCAATTGCCTGATGTATGTATTCATATCCCTTTAAGTAACCGAAGTAAGCTAAAGTTGCATGGCCTAAATTATGGATAAAGAGCTTTTTGTCAACTTCGGAAGAAAAATTTTGAACTGGTTTCAAACCCGAGATTTCAGGGAAAACTCCCTTTACCGCGGTTGCATCATATGGAAGTTTATGATAAGCTTCGGCAACTATAAACAGAGGATCATCAACACCGAATCGCTTGTCCATTACTGGAACCATGCGGGCAACAACCGTTCCAACAAAACCTACTTTTTCTTGAAGAAATTGTTTTCCTTCAGTATTTAAATGATTGTTCACTTCATTTTTGAAAAATTGAGGTGCATCCTTGAGATTTTCACACAAAAGAATATTCATTGGGATGGGATTTTTTTTAAGGCGAAGCTGAATCCCATCAGCCACCAAAGGAGCAATAGCTGGTAAATTTTTTACTCCAACAGCTGTAAAAATAATCGATGAGGCGGCAATAGCTTTTGAGATATTGTTTTTCTCTTCGGTCTGATATGCAACTAAATTATTAATGGTCACATTTTTTTCTTGACCGTTTTTTTCTAATAATCGAAGAGGATAGCTTGAGCGAGAATTGAGAAGTTTAACAAGATCTGAATAGGCTTCAACAAAAACAATACGATAATTCGACTCCCATAAAAGATGACCAATAAAACCTCTTCCAATGTTGCCTGCTCCAAACTGAACAGATTGGTTCATTCAAAAACCTCTCATTTCTTTTTTAAAATTTACGAATGTTTACGAATAAAATCAATAACTTCATCAAAATTCCCAACACCGTCGGTAGCTCCCATAGCTTGAACACACATAGCCCCACAGGCGTTCGCAAATCGACCAGTTTCATATAAATCCCATTTTTTTGAATAACCAACTAAGAAACCAGCAGCAAAAGCATCACCAGCGCCAGTTCCATCTACAGCTTTTACTTGAAAGGGAGGGACCAATATTTTTTCGTTTTGAGTCATGATGAAACTCCCTTCTTCTCCCATTTTAATGGCGACTATCTGAATCCCATAATCAAGAAAAAATTTGGCATTATCTACCATATTCTGATGTCCCGAAATACGGGTGGACTCATCACGATTAGAAATAAAAATATCGAGGAGGGGAAGGTAGGGTTCAATGACGTTGAGCCATTGCCCACTGTCATCCCAATAGGTATCAATCGAAGTAGTTACTCCAGCATCTTTAACTCGCTTTAAAAGAGCAGTTGTCTCGGGTCCGTCAAAACCAGGCATTAAAAATGTGCCGGTGATGTGTACGATATCCGAATCAAGAAAAAACTCATCTTGAATATCAGCATTTCTTAAACTTTGATTAGCTCCTGCACAGTGAATAAAGGAACGCTCTCCTTGCTCATCGACTAATACCATAGTAGCCGAAGTTGGATATTCTCGAGTTGTGGTTATGCCTTTGGGGTCTATCCCCTCTTTTCGAAGCGAATTGATGATAAATTCACCCAAACCATCTTGCCCCACTTTCCCAACCATCACTACTTCTTCGCCTAATTTTTTCAATACCACCCCAGTATTGTTGGCTCCTCCACCCACATGTAGTTCCATTTGTGGGATTAAAACCAATTTTCCTCTTTCCGGTATACGATTGATTGGCCGACCCAAGAGATCGGCGACCAGGATTCCTATGCAAGTTACTTTGGCCATTTTTATCCCTCCAGAACTGGTATTCGACTAATAATTTTCATGGCGGTCTTTTCATCAGTGATAAGAACATCGATAAAACGACCCCGGAGAGCCCCAAGAATAGCATCGGCTTTTTCTTCACCACCTGCTACTCCGATCACATTGTGCATTTTTTGGATATCTTCAAGAGGAACTGCAACCGTTCTTCGGTGTAAAGGTGTATCTAAAATGGTTCCATCAATGGTGTAAAACTGACCTAAAATATCTCCAACGGCTCCTTTTTGCTTTAATGCTTCTAACTCGTGGTAATCTATAAAACCAGTTAAAGAGTAAATTGAATAACGAACATCAACCGTACCAATGCCCACCAATGACCATTTAGCCTGACAGGCAAGCTGAAGAGTATTTTGGTTTATTCTTTCGTTCAAGTAAAAATTTCTTATTTCTTCATTCTCAACCACTGCTGGTGCATAAAGATAATAACATTCTCCTTCAAATATCGAAGCCAGTTTTTCCCCAATAGTATAGGGATTAAGTGAGGCTGATGAAGTTAATCCTCCAACCATGGTAACGAATTTAAGGTTCTTAACCTTTGCCGAACGAATCGCCAAAGCCAGGTGTTTTAGGGTTCGTCCCCAGGCAATTCCAACCAAATCTCCATTATTTAAAACCTTTTCCAAATACCATGCCCCAGCTCTCCCAATGCATTCATAAATCTCTTTTCCTTGGGGGGTTGGGATTACCACAACATCTTGAAGTCCAAATTGTTTACGAATTATAGATTCAATTTTTAAACAATTGGAAAGAGGCGATTCAATCGATATCTTTATAATTCCATTTTTTTGCGCTTTGTCGATAAGCCTGGCAACTTTCGGTTGAGAAAGTTTCAATAGGTGGCCAATTTCATTTTGGGTAAGCCCTTCCATGTAGTGCAGCCAAGCAATTCGAGTCATCAATTCAACATTTTCATCGGTAAGGTTCATAGCAAATCCCTTTATTTAAAATTAAAACATGAATGATTATTCATGTTTCTAATATACATTCACTTCTATTTTATATTTTTCCTCTATAATGTCAATAAAATTGTAGAATAATGAATATAATTTCAGCTTTATTTCATTTTATCGTCCAAATTTTTACTTTCCAGTTGCTAAAGCCAAAACCAGTATAGTTTGACTTCCCACTCGACGTAAAGCCGTGGATAAACTCTCCACGGTGGAACGTGAGGTTATAACATCATCGATGATTAATATTTTTTTCTTCGCTAAAGATTTTTCATTCTCTACTCGGAAGGCGTCTTGGAGATTAAGCCTCCTCTCTTTCATGCTGAGCCCTACCTGAGGGAGAGTTTTCTTTTTCCGAGTTACGGTGTTGCTAATGAGGGGTTTTTGTAAAAAGTTTGAAATACCTCGTGCTAAGATTTCAGCTTGGTTAAACTCTCTTTCACGAAGACGAGATTGATGGAGTGGTACCGGGAGAATTCCATCGATATCACGAAAGAAGGGATTGGAAGATAAAAATTCGACTAATAAATGAATAAATAAAATTCGCAAGGATAGAATTTTTCGATACTTAAAAGCATGAATAGCGCTTTTAATTGGGGGTTCATACAAGGTAACAGCTCGAGCGCAGTCAAAAGTAAAAGGTTTTTCTCGGCATCGTCGGCATTTAGTTTGGCGATTACTCGGTACTGGTCTTCCACAGATCAGACAATAGGGAGATATTTCTTTTCGAATCATTTCTTCACAATCTTTACATAAGGGATAGCCTGCCGACTCAGTAATATATTTTTTACAATTCACACAATTTTGAGGGAAAAAAAAGTGAAGGACCCCCTCACCGATTCCTTGTCGATTCAGCAAAATACTTCCTCCTTTCGTAAAAAAGTGATATATATACATCATCCTCTCTCTCATTCTCATATTCCGTTATAAATAAAGTAAAATTTTTAATTGTTTTGTTTCATTTTTCTACCACCGTGAAAGATTTAAAGTTATTTAATTGACATTAATTTTATCTGTAGTTTCGAAGCAGTTCTCGTTTCTTTTCTAAAAAATATAGAGAATCATATAAATATTTTCATATTTTCTGACAACAAGGGCAAAAATATGTGCTTCGTTGAGCCATCTTAATTCTTTCTACAGGAGTTCCGCATGCTAAACATGGTTTTCCTTCCCGATCATATACTTGTAAACAATTCTGGAAAAATCCACTTGAACCATCAGTGTGTTGATAATCCCGAATGGTAGTCCCCTCGCATTGAATTGCCTGTTTAAGGACAATAAGAATTGTATCAAATAATAATTTTTTCTCTTGGCTGGTTAAATCATTCACCCTTTTTTTTGGATGAATTTTACTTAAAAAAAGAATCTCACTGGCATAAATATTTCCAATTCCAGATACCCAGGCTTGATTCATGAGGAAATTTTTTATTGGAAGAGTTTTGTTTATTAATAGTCTTTCAAACTTATCCCAGGAATAACCGCTTAGTAGAGGGTCTAACCCAAGATTTTGCATGACTTTTTTTCTTTCATTTTCAGTTAAATATTTAATTTTCCCAAAACGGCGGGCATCACAAAAAGCAATAAATCCGGTAGATAAAGTGACACATACTCT
Protein-coding sequences here:
- a CDS encoding ComF family protein, which gives rise to MLNRQGIGEGVLHFFFPQNCVNCKKYITESAGYPLCKDCEEMIRKEISPYCLICGRPVPSNRQTKCRRCREKPFTFDCARAVTLYEPPIKSAIHAFKYRKILSLRILFIHLLVEFLSSNPFFRDIDGILPVPLHQSRLREREFNQAEILARGISNFLQKPLISNTVTRKKKTLPQVGLSMKERRLNLQDAFRVENEKSLAKKKILIIDDVITSRSTVESLSTALRRVGSQTILVLALATGK
- a CDS encoding carbohydrate kinase family protein, with amino-acid sequence MAKVTCIGILVADLLGRPINRIPERGKLVLIPQMELHVGGGANNTGVVLKKLGEEVVMVGKVGQDGLGEFIINSLRKEGIDPKGITTTREYPTSATMVLVDEQGERSFIHCAGANQSLRNADIQDEFFLDSDIVHITGTFLMPGFDGPETTALLKRVKDAGVTTSIDTYWDDSGQWLNVIEPYLPLLDIFISNRDESTRISGHQNMVDNAKFFLDYGIQIVAIKMGEEGSFIMTQNEKILVPPFQVKAVDGTGAGDAFAAGFLVGYSKKWDLYETGRFANACGAMCVQAMGATDGVGNFDEVIDFIRKHS
- the mutM gene encoding bifunctional DNA-formamidopyrimidine glycosylase/DNA-(apurinic or apyrimidinic site) lyase, which produces MPELPEVEIIRRELLIPLIGERIVDIEIYDNKIQIPSDDILNKVIKDLIRKGKYLFLIFNDFSSLLFHMGMTGSLIYIQAKDNLRFQRVCVTLSTGFIAFCDARRFGKIKYLTENERKKVMQNLGLDPLLSGYSWDKFERLLINKTLPIKNFLMNQAWVSGIGNIYASEILFLSKIHPKKRVNDLTSQEKKLLFDTILIVLKQAIQCEGTTIRDYQHTDGSSGFFQNCLQVYDREGKPCLACGTPVERIKMAQRSTYFCPCCQKI
- a CDS encoding zinc-dependent dehydrogenase, with amino-acid sequence MKAAVYYGPGDLRIEESPLPEIGPGDILLKVGACAICGTDMRIFRHGHKGVKIPQIVGHEIAGTIAEVGKDVKGYAVGDKVAVDPIVSCGECFYCRRGLTNLCLTFKENYEAFGYYYPGGFAEYMRIPEKAIRRGNLILIKDDLALEEAAIAEPMACALNGQMLSQVGVGDHVLIIGAGPIGCMHISLAKTLGATKVIISEFQEGRLNLARQFGADVYVNPMQEDLKEVLMEATNGIGPSVIIISAPARKAQEMALDLAANQARINFFGGLPKDDHIVSLDSNIIHYKELFIHGTSGTTSDHINMCIELMAGKRVNASQIISKVISLEELPAMLVEAEKGNYLKIIVKP
- a CDS encoding sugar-binding transcriptional regulator, yielding MNLTDENVELMTRIAWLHYMEGLTQNEIGHLLKLSQPKVARLIDKAQKNGIIKISIESPLSNCLKIESIIRKQFGLQDVVVIPTPQGKEIYECIGRAGAWYLEKVLNNGDLVGIAWGRTLKHLALAIRSAKVKNLKFVTMVGGLTSSASLNPYTIGEKLASIFEGECYYLYAPAVVENEEIRNFYLNERINQNTLQLACQAKWSLVGIGTVDVRYSIYSLTGFIDYHELEALKQKGAVGDILGQFYTIDGTILDTPLHRRTVAVPLEDIQKMHNVIGVAGGEEKADAILGALRGRFIDVLITDEKTAMKIISRIPVLEG